The following are encoded together in the Bacillus cereus group sp. RP43 genome:
- a CDS encoding MFS transporter, translating to MSSLYHDSRLYYILGANSLSAIGSGIVMITIPWLLIKESGGETTFGYISIVATLIMFLLTPFIGQSIDRFSRKSLLLCNEGIGIAIIGMMAIWGFAGQSYNSIHYIIIYIAGSFYYLLFYPTIFAFNQEIFQSEHYKSLSGTMEIQGQLTQVISGAAASFLIEIISLKWILLVDMLTFAGAFFLFLCIPYVKKKEVKGKVTFKKQLFEGIHFMKKRPKLFLFLLATYMPFIGVMMANYLIPVYISDILKASASVYAIEGMMYGVGAVLAGISIPIMMKYVKTEISIVMTMFIYVISITVMIIEPSIMLLYGLAIFHAIGNAGTRVARNVLMMEEIPNEVMGRVDSLFRLIGTGIRIVLLMLFTAGVSKAGVMIPFYVLSFILILSLGIAFYYVISKRKMEANVSNKSIV from the coding sequence ATGTCCTCTCTTTATCATGATTCTCGCTTGTATTACATTCTAGGAGCCAATAGTTTATCTGCTATTGGCTCTGGGATTGTTATGATAACGATTCCGTGGCTATTGATTAAGGAAAGTGGGGGAGAGACAACGTTTGGGTATATTTCTATCGTTGCAACTCTCATCATGTTTTTACTAACACCATTCATTGGGCAAAGCATAGATCGTTTTTCAAGAAAATCTTTATTGTTATGTAACGAAGGTATCGGGATAGCTATTATAGGAATGATGGCTATTTGGGGATTTGCTGGGCAATCATACAATTCTATTCATTACATTATTATTTATATAGCAGGTTCTTTCTATTATCTATTATTCTATCCCACGATATTTGCATTTAACCAAGAAATATTTCAATCAGAGCATTATAAAAGTTTAAGTGGCACAATGGAAATACAAGGACAATTAACGCAAGTTATTTCAGGTGCAGCTGCTAGCTTTTTAATTGAGATTATTTCTTTGAAATGGATCTTGTTAGTGGATATGTTAACTTTTGCAGGAGCATTTTTCCTGTTCTTATGTATACCATATGTAAAGAAAAAAGAAGTAAAAGGGAAAGTAACATTTAAGAAGCAATTGTTCGAAGGAATTCACTTTATGAAAAAGCGCCCTAAGTTATTTTTGTTTTTACTAGCGACTTATATGCCGTTTATCGGTGTCATGATGGCAAATTATTTAATCCCAGTATATATTTCAGATATACTCAAAGCTAGTGCCTCTGTATACGCAATTGAAGGTATGATGTACGGTGTTGGAGCGGTTCTTGCAGGAATAAGTATTCCAATCATGATGAAATATGTCAAAACAGAAATTTCAATCGTTATGACGATGTTCATTTATGTAATTTCAATTACCGTAATGATTATTGAGCCTTCCATTATGTTATTATATGGACTTGCGATTTTTCATGCGATTGGAAATGCTGGAACGAGAGTGGCGAGAAATGTATTGATGATGGAAGAAATCCCAAATGAAGTAATGGGACGTGTGGACAGCTTATTTCGATTAATTGGTACAGGAATTCGAATTGTATTATTAATGTTGTTTACGGCAGGCGTATCTAAAGCAGGGGTGATGATCCCGTTTTACGTACTAAGCTTTATATTGATCCTATCATTAGGGATTGCTTTTTATTATGTAATTTCAAAACGTAAAATGGAAGCGAATGTGTCTAATAAATCCATCGTTTAA
- a CDS encoding NADPH-dependent FMN reductase encodes MKLVVINGTPRKFGRTRVVAKYIAEQFEGELYDLAVAELPLYNGEESQRELEAVKKLKALVKAADGVVLCTPEYHNAMSGALKNSLDYLSSSEFIHKPVALLAVAGGGKGGINALNSMRIVARGVYANAIPKQVVLDGLHVQDGELGEDAKPLIHDLVKELKAYMSVYKEVKKQLGVE; translated from the coding sequence ATGAAACTAGTCGTAATTAATGGTACACCAAGAAAGTTTGGAAGAACTCGCGTTGTGGCAAAATATATTGCAGAGCAATTTGAAGGGGAGTTATACGATTTAGCAGTAGCGGAATTGCCTTTATATAATGGAGAAGAATCACAACGTGAATTAGAGGCAGTGAAAAAATTAAAAGCTTTAGTGAAAGCTGCGGATGGAGTAGTACTATGTACACCAGAATATCATAATGCGATGAGCGGAGCGCTGAAAAATTCGTTAGATTACTTAAGTAGCAGTGAATTCATCCATAAGCCTGTCGCATTATTAGCGGTTGCTGGAGGAGGTAAAGGGGGAATTAACGCATTAAATAGTATGCGTATTGTTGCTAGAGGCGTTTACGCAAACGCAATTCCAAAACAAGTCGTGCTTGATGGATTACATGTGCAAGATGGTGAACTTGGAGAAGATGCAAAACCATTAATTCATGATTTAGTTAAAGAATTAAAAGCATATATGAGCGTATATAAAGAGGTGAAAAAACAATTAGGAGTTGAGTGA